The proteins below are encoded in one region of Deinococcus seoulensis:
- a CDS encoding PH domain-containing protein gives MTAPISVAPPTSPVWFRALVWLAPLLLIVTAWLPDDSADKPLPVAGSVALTLLGVGLGAFFAQVPRRLAYTLTDTGLRISRFSGTFEWPYRELRVRRTDAGLGLRVGGVGLPGYYTGNYTFTGAGYRSVQAIASNTRGGLIVERGGTPYYLTPADPDAFAQALAARGVPVLD, from the coding sequence ATGACTGCCCCAATTTCTGTCGCGCCGCCCACCTCGCCCGTCTGGTTCCGGGCGCTGGTGTGGCTGGCGCCCCTGCTCCTGATCGTGACCGCCTGGCTCCCGGACGACAGCGCCGACAAGCCCCTGCCGGTGGCGGGCAGCGTGGCCCTGACCCTGCTGGGCGTGGGACTGGGGGCGTTTTTCGCGCAGGTTCCGCGCCGACTGGCGTACACCCTGACCGACACGGGCCTGCGCATCAGCCGCTTCTCCGGTACCTTCGAGTGGCCCTACCGCGAACTGCGCGTGCGCCGCACCGACGCCGGGCTGGGCCTGCGGGTCGGCGGAGTGGGCCTGCCCGGCTACTACACCGGGAACTACACCTTCACGGGGGCCGGGTACCGCAGCGTGCAGGCCATCGCCTCCAACACGCGCGGCGGCCTGATCGTCGAGCGGGGCGGCACCCCCTACTACCTGACGCCCGCCGATCCGGACGCCTTCGCGCAGGCACTCGCCGCGCGGGGTGTGCCCGTGTTGGACTGA
- the radA gene encoding DNA repair protein RadA — translation MARARTSYVCSSCGYTSAKPLGRCPNCQAWNSFEEEVPAAATGSRGGAYGGVVGGKLTALSTVGRREEPRTSSGIPELDRVLGGGLVAGGVTLIGGEPGIGKSTLLLQVADRVAKLGGTVLYVAGEESLEQIRLRADRLGVALDGGADIQLTRDTRAEHVAALMNEHKPALCIVDSIQTVTVEGEGAPGGVAQVRDGTALLTRAAKETGTATVLVGHVTKDGTVAGPKVMEHIVDTTVFLETVGSFRLLRSVKNRFGQAGELGVFEMRGEGLIAVENPSAAFLAERPLDVPGSVVAATIDGQRPMLLEVQALASKTPYPNARRVVVGLDPRRVDVVLAVLERRLDLTLGGLDVYVNLAGGLKVPDPGLDLAIALAIYSAVVGRALPGNVAVFGEVGLAGEVRSTTGSIRRAEEARRAGYTRLIVPPGLDGHPDGVKSVEEAVAQVWGGAPASGRKPRAAAERT, via the coding sequence GTGGCTAGAGCCCGCACCAGCTACGTCTGCAGCAGTTGCGGGTACACCAGCGCCAAACCGCTGGGCCGCTGCCCGAACTGCCAGGCGTGGAATTCCTTCGAGGAGGAAGTCCCGGCCGCCGCGACCGGTTCGCGCGGCGGCGCGTACGGGGGTGTCGTGGGCGGGAAACTTACGGCGCTGTCCACCGTGGGCCGCCGTGAGGAGCCGCGCACGTCCAGCGGCATTCCGGAACTGGACCGGGTGCTGGGTGGCGGGCTGGTCGCCGGGGGCGTCACGCTGATCGGCGGTGAACCGGGCATCGGCAAGAGCACGTTGCTGCTGCAGGTCGCGGACCGCGTGGCGAAACTGGGCGGCACGGTGCTGTACGTGGCTGGCGAGGAATCCCTGGAGCAGATCCGCCTGCGCGCCGACCGGCTGGGCGTGGCGCTGGACGGGGGTGCGGACATTCAACTCACCCGCGACACCCGCGCCGAGCATGTGGCCGCGCTGATGAACGAGCACAAACCCGCGCTGTGCATCGTGGACTCCATCCAGACCGTGACCGTGGAAGGCGAGGGCGCGCCGGGCGGTGTGGCGCAGGTCCGCGACGGCACCGCGCTGCTGACCCGCGCCGCGAAGGAAACCGGGACCGCCACCGTTCTGGTCGGGCACGTCACCAAGGACGGCACGGTCGCCGGGCCGAAAGTCATGGAGCACATCGTGGACACCACCGTGTTCCTGGAGACGGTCGGGTCGTTCCGGCTGCTGCGTTCGGTCAAGAACCGCTTCGGGCAGGCCGGTGAACTCGGCGTGTTCGAGATGCGCGGCGAGGGCCTGATCGCCGTCGAGAACCCATCGGCGGCGTTCCTGGCCGAGCGGCCCCTGGACGTGCCGGGCAGCGTCGTCGCCGCCACCATCGACGGGCAGCGCCCCATGCTGCTGGAAGTGCAGGCGCTGGCCAGCAAGACGCCGTACCCGAACGCCCGCCGGGTCGTGGTGGGCCTCGACCCGCGCCGCGTGGACGTGGTCCTGGCCGTGCTGGAACGCCGCCTGGACCTGACGCTGGGCGGCCTGGACGTGTACGTGAACCTCGCGGGCGGCCTGAAGGTGCCCGATCCGGGCCTGGACCTCGCCATTGCCCTGGCGATCTACAGCGCCGTGGTGGGCCGCGCCCTGCCCGGCAACGTTGCCGTGTTCGGCGAGGTCGGACTGGCGGGCGAGGTGCGCTCCACGACCGGCTCGATCCGCCGCGCCGAGGAGGCCCGCCGCGCCGGGTACACCCGCCTGATCGTCCCGCCCGGCCTGGACGGCCACCCGGACGGCGTGAAGAGCGTCGAGGAGGCCGTCGCGCAGGTGTGGGGCGGCGCCCCGGCGTCCGGCCGGAAACCCCGCGCGGCTGCCGAACGTACCTGA